The following proteins are co-located in the Paralichthys olivaceus isolate ysfri-2021 chromosome 2, ASM2471397v2, whole genome shotgun sequence genome:
- the prdm2b gene encoding PR domain zinc finger protein 2, giving the protein MAITGGMVETLDEIPAHMWKGLPDCLSLRPSAINQSRIGVWATRVIPKGKRFGPFVGEKKKRSQVTSNVYMWEVYFPARGWMCVDATDPMKGNWLRYVNWARSSDEQNLFPLEINRAIYYKVLRPIRPGEELLVWFTVEDNPEITAALEEERASSLSRKNSARAKRARRKLLEGARQAGLGGFKKTSRTKPTVKEMWDGEEGQKEEDERPLALGTLQETHPMGSTDYKDVQDMSAGLMDRGNEEEDEVEEEEDEEEEDADDLMVQQQTAQHLAAADSMQNKQPVMSLTSAKESHKNSELKLESSSIRGQEPEVDPELDLDPDPDGDLEIDLHGESYPCQHCERHFSTRQGLERHIHIHAITNQQTQLFKCRYCSKSFGSQVGRRRHERRHESGPKKRPGSLAGTATLFSPVVQTDGSSPDCTSLSSQYIAIGSQLTGGPLHTSDLQRKEFGPHGDRPFLLDDSGESKELHPCKYCSKAFGTHTNMRRHQRRIHERHLLPKGVRRKGMLLQEASVQQQPQPDESPSTSPPPVYVPSADTEDEVDRDDYAIDISKNISENLSFYIDGKIVSSSSVSTCEVIEVDSRSAALFGLDTVIISPNQMGQALKVEGRMGAAKQVSNVGQSAAKRRTSTPPFIPSLKVETESTPFTACSSSSSSSTSSSSNLLVGGLFQQATDSSAFLREKTFFLSPKLKQLLQTQDVQKSTIALITESHRLASPLSVTQLPGASGRFKRRTASPPSSPQLSPVCKTESCKAEVASSYTLKVPKLESHSVSLPGSLLDKDDGDTMSPSGNNVHSQMSAGSGGNSCNQQPLDLSNSVSRKSDSLGKVMGDSALDLSLNRKSSAEPEAKGSPAPQPLTKKRKPNTSMLEKVLMNEYVGLSVPGEEGPSAIANLSCFHSRSPNVETESANPSPPSLTPVTLNPSSPSSSSVTSPTPPPPILPTIPSPPAMPSSPLSQPTDSSALRPLPVLSPKMSPRSVEHMPLSDSEKILSAEEDNYEEEDHEPLDPLKTPVKDPLNRSTPSPLESESEDVSVNNNTLLNGNLKRDHDSVTENSFKFDFAAVSPQPESSSPSPSPPPTSHDQSPLHVPQSLLKIKIKEEPQHCIDELSVTKHGPQDIVAASSQPAAPDKPPDKTSDLMEVDSAYCKTFVCNVCEEPFNSIKELSGHIIVHAADWPFKCEFCVQLFGDAPALLAHRTTLHGVGRIFVCSICSKEFAFLCNLQQHQKDLHPNELCSNTTVESGKLRPQNYTDPSRAKEESNPSTPAPQMINESVPQSESDLAKDEPDVNGNHADDGAEDPNEELYTTIKIMASEGGKPKGPDVRLGLNQHYPSYKPPPFPYHSRSHAGSVASATNFTTHNIPQTFSTAIRCTKCGNSFDNMPELHKHILACANASDKKRYTPKKNPIPLKQIVKSPNGVVSPTAATAGQSAFRRMGQPKRLNFNQDTGKTKMSALSKKKNQLVQKAISQKNKTATIAKKATVKTEEEQPSNVCHHCSREFTYPASLHKHMAVSCPMKPVVKKGKKGLAEVKKEAGSAVDKSMSLRKKASDCEMQQTEPERKLLGKTRARSSGAANPEPFQTGKGKTAAAPGRLKRPASFPTPVSVSKKAKKGQVQSLPPTPIPAPDTPSDTAQQRPAMRMQRMGKEAAPKKSAEAKSLPPSQQQLKKEERFSLRTRERVGGPVTRSLQSTAPPAEVKTEEPLVQEPKETQEVLTK; this is encoded by the exons CAAGAAGGAAGCTGCTGGAGGGAGCCAGACAGGCTGGTTTGGGTGGATTCAAGAAAACAAGTAGAACCAAACCTACTGTCAAGGAGATGTGGGATGGGGAGGAAG gtcagaaggaggaggatgagaggccGTTGGCCTTGGGGACCTTGCAGGAAACCCATCCCATGGGAAGCACTGACTATAAAGATGTGCAGGATATGTCAGCAGGATTAATGGACAGGggaaatgaggaggaggatgaggtagaggaggaagaagatgaggaggaagaggatgctgATGATTTGATGGTACAGCAGCAAACAGCCCAGCATTTAGCTGCAGCTGATTCAATGCAAAATAAGCAGCCTGTCATGTCACTGACTTCTGCTAAAGAAAGCCACAAAAATTCAGAGCTAAAGTTAGAGTCTTCCTCAATTAGGGGGCAAGAACCAGAGGTCGACCCTGAACTTGACCTTGACCCTGACCCTGATGGTGATCTTGAAATAGATCTACATGGAGAGTCATATCCCTGTCAGCACTGTGAACGTCACTTCTCCACTAGACAGGGTCTGGAGcgtcacatacacattcatgcTATAACGAACCAGCAAACACAACTGTTTAAGTGCAGATATTGCAGTAAATCCTTTGGCTCACAGGTGGGTCGGCGCCGGCATGAGAGAAGGCATGAGAGTGGACCCAAGAAAAGGCCTGGCTCTCTGGCTGGAACTGCCACTCTCTTCAGTCCTGTGGTGCAGACTGACGGCTCAAGTCCTGACTGCACCAGCCTAAGTAGTCAGTACATAGCCATAGGGTCTCAGTTAACTGGAGGGCCTCTGCACACTTCTGACTTACAGAGAAAGGAGTTTGGGCCCCATGGTGATCGTCCCTTTTTACTGGATGATAGTGGAGAGTCAAAGGAGCTCCATCCCTGCAAGTATTGCAGTAAAGCATTTGgcacacacaccaacatgcGGCGACACCAGCGCAGAATACATGAACGGCACTTGTTACCAAAGGGTGTTCGCAGGAAAGGAATGCTGCTGCAGGAAGCATCAGTGCAGCAACAGCCGCAGCCCGACGAGTCCCCCAGCACCAGCCCTCCACCTGTCTACGTGCCCAGTGCAGACACAGAAGATGAGGTAGACAGGGACGATTACGCCATCGATATATCCAAAAACATCTCTGAGAATTTGAGCTTCTACATTGATGGCAAGATTGTGTCCAGCAGTTCAGTGAGCACCTGTGAGGTTATAGAAGTGGACTCCAggtctgcagctctgtttgGTCTAGACACAGTTATAATCAGTCCCAATCAGATGGGACAGGCGCTAAAGGTGGAGGGGAGAATGGGGGCTGCAAAGCAAGTCTCCAATGTCGGCCAGTCAGCAGCAAAGAGGAGAACATCTACACCTCCATTTATTCCCAGCCTCAAAGTGGAAACAGAATCAACACCTTTCACAGCCtgttcatcatcctcatcatcctctaCATCGTCCTCTTCTAACTTGTTAGTGGGAGGACTGTTCCAACAAGCCACAGATTCATCAGCATttctgagagagaaaacattttttctgtcGCCGAAGCTCAAGCAGCTCCTTCAGACGCAAGATGTTCAGAAATCAACCATTGCCCTGATAACAGAAAGCCATCGATTGGCCTCCCCGCTGTCAGTCACGCAGCTGCCAGGGGCTTCAGGCAGGTTTAAAAGGAGAACAGCATCTCCCCCTTCGTCTCCACAGCTCAGTCCTGTGTGTAAAACGGAGAGCTGTAAAGCCGAGGTGGCAAGCTCATACACCCTTAAGGTGCCAAAGCTGGAAAGCCACAGTGTGTCACTTCCTGGGAGCCTACTGGACAAAGATGATGGGGACACCATGAGCCCCTctggaaataatgtgcacagCCAAATGTCTGCTGGTAGCGGAGGAAACTCCTGTAATCAACAGCCCTTGGATCTGTCCAACTCTGTCAGTCGGAAAAGTGACAGCTTGGGGAAGGTGATGGGAGATTCAGCTCTTGATTTAAGCTTGAATCGTAAGAGCTCAGCTGAGCCTGAAGCAAAGGGAAGCCCAGCGCCACAGCCtttaacaaaaaagagaaagccTAACACCAGCATGCTTGAAAAGGTGCTGATGAATGAGTATGTAGGTCTGAGTGTGCCAGGAGAGGAGGGCCCCTCGGCCATAGCAAACCTAAGTTGTTTCCATTCTCGGTCTCCAAATGTTGAAACAGAGTCTGCCAACCCATCTCCGCCCTCATTGACCCCTGTCACATTGAACCCATCTTCCCCAAGTTCTTCTAGCGTGACATCCCCAACACCGCCTCCCCCCATACTACCTACCATACCATCTCCACCAGCTATGCCtagctctcctctctctcagcctACAGACTCATCTGCTCTGAGACCTCTTCCTGTCCTCTCGCCCAAAATGTCTCCGAGATCAGTCGAACACATGCCCTTGTCAGATTCAGAGAAGATTTTGTCAGCGGAAGAAGACAACTATGAGGAAGAGGACCATGAGCCCCTGGACCCCCTGAAAACTCCAGTAAAAGATCCCCTTAACCGTTCAACACCAAGTCCTCTTGAGTCTGAGTCAGAAGATGTTTCTGTAAATAACAACACTCTGCTGAATGGCAATCTAAAGCGAGACCATGACTCAGTAACAGAGAAttcttttaaatttgattttgcTGCTGTCTCACCTCAACCAGAATCCTCATCTCCTTCgccatctcctcctcctacaTCACATGATCAATCCCCATTGCATGTTCCACAATCCCTTCttaagataaagataaaagaaGAGCCTCAACACTGCATAGACGAGTTGTCAGTTACAAAACATGGACCTCAGGACATTGTTGCCGCTTCATCTCAGCCTGCTGCTCCTGATAAACCTCCTGATAAAACATCTGATCTGATGGAAGTCGACTCAGCATACTGCAAGACATTTGTGTGTAATGTCTGCGAGGAGCCATTCAACTCCATCAAAGAGCTCAGTGGACATATCATAGTTCACGCCGCTGACTGGCCCTTCAAGTGTGAATTCTGCGTGCAGCTGTTTGGTGATGCGCCCGCCCTGCTGGCTCACCGGACAACACTGCATGGAGTGGGCAGGATCTTTGTGTGCTCTATTTGTTCCaaagagtttgcctttctctGTAACCTCCAGCAGCACCAAAAGGATCTGCATCCGAATGAGTTGTGTTCGAACACGACCGTAGAGAGCGGCAAGCTCAGGCCACAAAACTACACGGATCCATCCAGAGCCAAAGAGGAAAGCAATCCCTCAACACCAGCACCACAGATGATTAATGAATCTGTCCCACAGAGTGAGTCAGATTTAGCTAAAGATGAACCTGATGTTAATGGTAATCATGCAGATGATGGAGCAGAGGACCCCAATGAGGAGCTATACACTACAATTAAGATCATGGCTTCTGAGGGAGGGAAACCTAAAGGCCCAGACGTTCGCCTTGGCCTTAATCAACACTACCCCAGTTATAAACCACCCCCTTTTCCTTATCACAGCCGTTCCCATGCAGGCTCTGTGGCTTCGGCCACCAACTTCACCACCCACAACATCCCACAGACTTTCAGCACTGCCATTCGCTGCACCAAGTGTGGCAACAGCTTCGACAACATGCCTGAACTGCACAAGCACATATTAGCTTGTGCCAATGCTAGTGATAAGAAGCGTTACACTCCCAAGAAAAACCCCATCCCCCTCAAGCAAATAGTGAAGAGCCCGAATGGAGTTGTTTCACCCACAGCAGCCACTGCAGGCCAGAGTGCTTTCCGTAGAATGGGTCAGCCAAAGAGACTTAACTTTAATCAAGATACTGGTAAAACAAAAATGAGTGCCCTCAGTAAGAAGAAGAACCAGCTTGTCCAGAAGGCGAtttctcagaaaaataaaactgccaCCATTGCAAAGAAGGCTACTGTTAAAACTGAAGAAGAGCAACCCTCTAACGTCTGCCACCACTGCAGCCGAGAGTTCACTTATCCTGCAAGTCTCCATAAACATATGGCGGTCAGCTGTCCCATGAAGCCCGTTGTGAAAAAGGGCAAAAAAGGTCTAGCAGAGGTGAAAAAAGAGGCAGGGTCTGCGGTAGACAAAAGCATGAGTCTTAGGAAAAAGGCTTCAGACTGTGAAATGCAGCAGACAGAACCAGAGCGTAAACTGCTGGGAAAGACCAGAGCTCGCAGCTCCGGTGCAGCGAACCCTGAACCCTTCCAGACAGGCAAAGGAAAAACGGCTGCTGCTCCGGGCAGACTAAAGAGGCCTGCATCTTTCCCCACCCCCGTTTCTGTGAGTAAAAAAGCTAAGAAGGGCCAAGTCCAGTCTCTACCTCCCACCCCCATCCCTGCCCCTGACACTCCCAGTGACACTGCACAACAGCGGCCGGCCATGAGAATGCAGCGCATGGGTAAAGAGGCAGCACCCAAGAAATCAGCAGAGGCCAAATCTCTCCCACCATCACAACAACAGCTGAAGAAAGAGGAGCGGTTCTCTTTGAGAACACGGGAGAGAGTTGGTGGTCCAGTCACCCGGAGCTTACAGAGCACAGCTCCTCCTGCTGAGGTTAAGACTGAGGAACCACTGGTTCAAGAGCCAAAAGAGACTCAG GAGGTTCTGACTAAGTGA